One Triticum dicoccoides isolate Atlit2015 ecotype Zavitan chromosome 5B, WEW_v2.0, whole genome shotgun sequence genomic window carries:
- the LOC119306586 gene encoding protein synthesis inhibitor II-like, translated as MATNPRFVASFDVESSDKYTSFIAGIRSRVANTKHYSHNVPVLPPADPPGTPPRRWFHVVLRTRTSTLTLAIRADNLYLEGFRGSNGAWWELTPRIIAGATHLGFGGTYRDLLGDTDKLAGVALGPQQMAEAVNALAARTAADAGSGAKQQQAREAVVALLLMVNEAARFQTVSGFVAGLMHPRAAKNKGSITGEMKAQVNGWQDLSAALLKTDKYGDASTSKNSKDKKPTPRGPEKSAPEGPATFPAFDKMGVKTADQAAATLGILLFVAVEGGMARDKALQLFRGTPNY; from the coding sequence ATGGCAACCAACCCGCGCTTCGTGGCGTCATTCGACGTGGAGAGCAGCGACAAGTACACCAGCTTCATCGCCGGCATCCGCAGCAGGGTCGCCAACACGAAGCACTACTCCCACAACGTCCCCGTGCTGCCGCCGGCGGACCCGCCCGGCACGCCGCCGCGCCGGTGGTTCCACGTGGTGCTCAGGACGCGGACCAGCACGCTCACGCTCGCCATCCGGGCCGACAACCTCTACCTGGAGGGCTTCCGGGGCAGCAACGGCGCATGGTGGGAGCTCACCCCCCGCATCATCGCGGGCGCCACCCACCTGGGCTTCGGCGGCACCTACCGCGACCTCCTCGGCGACACGGACAAGCTGGCCGGCGTCGCGCTCGGCCCGCAGCAGATGGCCGAGGCCGTGAACGCGCTCGCCGCGCGCACCGCGGCCGACGCCGGCTCCGGGGCCAAGCAGCAGCAGGCGAGGGAGGCCGTGGTGGCGCTGCTGCTCATGGTGAACGAGGCCGCGCGGTTCCAGACCGTGTCGGGGTTCGTGGCCGGCCTGATGCACCCGAGGGCGGCGAAGAATAAAGGGAGCATCACCGGGGAGATGAAGGCGCAGGTGAACGGGTGGCAGGACCTCTCCGCGGCGCTGCTGAAGACGGATAAATATGGAGACGCGTCTACTAGCAAGAACTCTAAAGACAAGAAGCCAACGCCGAGAGGCCCGGAAAAATCAGCTCCTGAAGGCCCGGCAACGTTCCCGGCGTTTGACAAGATGGGGGTGAAGACGGCGGACCAGGCGGCCGCCACGCTGGGGATCCTGCTGTTCGTCGCCGTGGAGGGCGGGATGGCCAGGGACAAGGCGCTGCAGCTGTTTCGTGGGACTCCAAATTACTAG